AGTCATGCCTAAGTCCTCCACCCAATGAGTTCACTACTCACATGTGCTCTGAAAAGGAATATAtacgtacacaaacacacacacacacacacacacacacacacacacacacacacacacacacgtgtgtgtacatacatatacgttgtgtatatatatatatatatatatatatattatatatatatatatatatatatatggggaggTTTATGCATAAGAACAAAATTACAAACTTCagaattattttcttaatattttatagaattgCTTCtccaataaatgtaattatttcatgatgtttcaaatcattttaagGATATTtcgattgttgttgtttttttatgttaaataagaATATGCTTTTTttcgttcaaaaacattaaatctatGCATCTTAAATTAGCTAATAAACAGcattaatatagatagatagatagatagatagatagatagatagatagatagatagatataaattaaTGAGTTAAACCGTTTAtgtctctgagaaaaaaaaatcgggATAAATAAAGGGATTCAAAATCAACGTTAAATCGAATAAAACAATTTTACGACATTAGATCACACGGCTCTTAAATCGCCGTGAGAGCATATGGAGCAAACAACAGACTTTCACGCGCATGAAGTTGAGAGATCGCTGCTGCGTGACGTAGACCATCGTTCGTGCAGCTTTGAAAACAGCATCGTCGCTCCATCACTGATGTCCTCTAATATACCGCTGCTGCTGAAGACAAGGATAACATAAACGGAGCTCCAACGACACACTATACACTCTATACTCCGTTTTTGTATTTAGCAGTGTGTGTACGTGTGCTCGGAAACCTGACGCGTCATAGCTCGCTCTGCACCAGCCGAGGTAAGGACAGGATTTCTGCATTCCGCTCCGTATTAGAAATAAACCGTTCAGCCTCCACTATGAGTCATAACCTAAAAGATTTCTGTCATTGCCTTAGTAAAACAAAGGAGAAAGAAAATGTGCTGACAAGTTATGTGCTTGTGTGTCTGAAACGATACTTTATTTCATTTACCTGACCATATGAAAAACAGAATCAGACTCCAGTTATCAGGCATGGCAACAATGCGTGCATGTTCTATCACTCCACTAATAACTCAGTTCTCCAGGAGAGATATGGGTATGAGGCATGAACAGGAAAGGCGCGGCagcattaaaataacaaataggaACCTGCTTCCTCATCATCCTGTGTGCATACTTCTCTTTGTTCCCAGTGCGCTGGGGGAGGAGGACACTCGTTTAATTCTCTCACTTATTTCCTCAGGCAGGCGGCAGTGCTGAGGAGTCTTTGCCGTAGCAGTTGCAGCCGAAAGAGAGGGGACTAGGCAAGCTTGTGTGAATGTTGGCTGAGTTAAGGAACGCGGCAGGATGGCGTCCACGGGCACGCAGATCTTCGCCTTCGTGCTGGCATTGCTAGGCATCCTAGGTGCCACGGTGGCCACGTTACTGCCTAACTGGAAGGTGAGCGCAGATGTTGGCTCAAACATCATCACTGCCATCTCGCAGATGCAGGGACTGTGGATGGACTGCACCTGGTACAGCACAGGCATGTTCAGCTGTACACTAAAATACTCTGTTCTGGCACTGCCCGCATACCTGCAGACGGCACGCACCACTATGGTGCTTTCCTGCGTGTTGGCAGCACTGGGATTGTGTTTGGCCTCTGTCGGTTTAAAGTGCACTCGCTGGGGTGGGGGACAGCGTGCTAAACGTCATGCTGCCATGGCAGCCGGCACCTGCTTTCTGGCCTCTGGCTTTCTCTGCCTTGTTCCTGCCTCCTGGTACACAAAAGAGGTTATTGTCAGTTTCCTAGACGCCAACGTGCCCGAAAGCAACAAGTTCGAGCCGGGCGGTGCCGTCTACGTAGCCTTCGTCTCGTCTGGTTTCCTTCTCGTGGGTGGATCCATTTTCTGTCTGTCCTGCTCGGGTAAGCGACACGGCCACCAAGATTTGATACTTCTCCCTCCAGACAAACTCctcctgcagcagcagcagcaactgctgcaacaacagcagcaacaggaCCAGCTCCAGCACCAGTACTGTTCTCTCTCCCCATTGGATAACAAGACTGGCTACAGCCTGCAGGACTATGTATAGGAGACTGATAGTTCTGGAGCAAGACAAGTGCAATGCACTGCCACTCGACCTCTTGGCTCTCATGATTACAAGATGAAAGGGCAAGAGGGACCACAACTTTGAAGCATTTCCCTTATCATTTCCATCTCTCCCCTTTTTAAGATCAGTAAGCACAAAACGGTGGAAGTATTCCCTTAAGCGATGTCTACGAACAGATGGATTGTGAATACTGAGGGGCGAGTGGCAGCAATGCTGCAGTAGCAACAGCTAAAGCAGTGTGAAAGACTGAgcaagataataaataaatgcacatatcCATCATCCTAGTAAATCTTATTAAAGTGTTCCTCTGGGAACGGATTAGCAACAAGGGAATGTTTCTGCTACTTCAAATCCCACCCCCCTTCCCAAAGATCTGAACTCAGAAGCAATCGTTTAGCTGCTAACAATTGTTTGGTAACCTCTGTTTAAAGTAAGATGGCAATATGTCTCTTAGGGGCAACAGTATGGGAGAGCCCTTGTTTGGGAGattctttgcttttctttctaTTTGAGTAATGGTTGTATTAATGAAATCTCTTTTCTTATTTTGGTAGCTGATAGGGTGATTGATATTCTGCCTAAGCATGCTTTTTGGAGCCTGTGCATAATGCAGTGGAATGCCTGATGTAGACTGAATTGTAGCCATATAGCCTGTGCCTAAAGAGCTGTAGTACATAAACCGCTGAAACTGTTTGGAGAGAAGTAGGAGGAGAGAGTGAATAGGGGTTGCTGGGTCAGGCATGTATGGGAAATCCATATCGAGGCTGAGAGGAGACTGCCCCTTCTTACGTCATGTGGACAATGTAATGTTGTGCTGTTCAACACTTTCGTATTGTGCCCCAGACAAAAGCAAGCTGCCTTCAGCTCAGGGCATGCTGTTTGCTGCTCTATCAGACACATACTTTCATACACTTACCATGCTGCATGTGTGCTTTTTACTCATGCTGCTGCTCACTGCCATGGAAATGGGATTCTACACCCAAATACGTGTATTGTCAAGGGGTTGTGTCTCTCTGCACACTCAGAGGATGGTGGTCCTGTCTGTGACGAGCTGGAGGCTGTCATAAATCTCTCCAGCCAACAGCAGAGGATTGGTGTCTAGAGACTAAGCCTCAACAACACCCCTTCTCTCAGATGGGAGGGTCCATCTGACCACCCCCGAGCTTAAGAATATGATCTATAGACAATATATGTGCAGCAGTTTTGTTGTAGAGACATAACATCAACAAAGACAAGATTGAGTTTCAGTAATTGGCAGCGATTTTATGGAAGCATGTGGCACCTGATAAGGCTGCAGTCTGCTTGTGTCCACTCTCACAGGAAGTAGTCCTTTGCCAAATGACTTCCCTTTTTTCCAAATTTGAACAAGCAGCCACATTTGCCTACAAATGCAACAGCAGTGTATCTGCTGACAGATTGTCACCAATAAGGGGCTGTTTACGTCATCTCAAAGGAATATTTCAGATCATTCTTAactagggtggccatatgcaccGTTCATACAGGACAcatcccggccaggattttaatattgcctaaaatatccaggttttggctgtttgcactttGCAGGTCGATtgttgtgtgacattcatgagagctatagagagcagagcagacggctccttatgctttcggattGCTATCacacctactttggtgtcttttttgatcgGTGCACAGCGACGCTTCAAATCAAATGAATGTACAAccacgtgcgcatatttgcattgctttgatcaCTCCCTGTAGAcctcaccttctcacgcgcagccccacgattggtcgattatgtacaatacctacATGTTATTGATCAAACTACTTTGGATCTTTTAgtcaatattaaaatcctggccaggatgtgtcctgtatgaacggcgcatatggccaccctattcTTAACATCTGTGGCATCCTGTCAATTACCAGAGAAAGGGaaacagttaaacatttaaagtgtttatttacgGTGCTGCTCACATACCTTCCACTGTTATTACTATGAAAGAATTAACACTTTGTCATCATATGCGCACCCTTCAGgttgtttccaaacctgtatgagtttgaaCTCCTACAGATTTGGAACTTGTATAAAGTCATTGGCAACCagtggttaccaacattcttcaaaatattttcttttgtgttcaacggaAGAAAGaagttcatacaggtttggaacaatatgagggtaaataatgacaaaatgtcaatttttgggtgaattatcccttttaaatttatttcccaTTTGTTTTCACAGACTTGATAGTAGTAATCAGTCAGCCACTTCCAACTGATGCAGTTTTCATATAAACTTAAGAAGTCAATTTCCATCTTTGGTAAACAGACAGCATGCCACAAATACCGTCCACTGAGATTAATATTCATTTAAGTACAAGAAACTTCAGTGTCATGCTCTACCTCCCTAAGTGCTCACCACCCCGTTCTCCCTGATCGCTTATGGGTGTTGCCTCTGACAGCCAGAACAGTTGCATGTCATGTGCAAATTTGCCAATGCATGTACACACACCCCGTCATAAGCATACCCCCTCCCCTGCATATATAACTTGTGCCAAGAGTTAAGTAAGTTTGTGTTGTGCTTGGATGCAGCCATGCATTTCTATGTTGCTGAAGGGAGGAATGCAATTTCAGTGTTGTTCTGCTCTGGCAAAAAGGGCTTTGGCAGTGATGGATAGCACAGCACATTCTTCCTCTCAAGCAGATTCCCATAGGCGAGCAGATGGCTGGTCCCAGTTCGCCCCCTGCAGGCGGCAGCGGGGATGCTGCGTGGGCACAGCCAGGTTTTGTGCTGCCCCTCTAGAGCAGATTATGCCCTCCTCAGCAGACCATGCCAGCTCCTGGACAATAACAACTGCCCATGCACCATTACCGAATGCAATAAGCACTCCTCCTACCCTCCAAAAGTAACGATGCACtgaaatgttataattatgaaTGTGCCAAACTCATGACTACTTTGCAAATGTATGTACAGGTGTACTGTTCTGTTTGCCAAATGCAAGATGATTTAAAGTTTTCAAAAGACTGTCATCTGTACTGGaagataatttataaatatgaagTTGAACAACTAATCAACTAAAATTCAACTAATCTTAAATTCCAAAGCACAATGATTCTAGGATCACAAGCTGTTCAAGTTCACTAGGGCAGGCTTAAAAGGACTGAGATGATTTTAAATTGTGCTTTGGGATTTCATATTCATCAAAGCTCTGCAAAGATTGCGTTTATCATTATTCATTTACTGAGAGCACTGTTCAACACCCAAGCATGTTCACAGCAAATCTTCTTTATAAGAAGACAAACATTTACACCTTTAATTGTGTAACCTCATTTGAAagcaattttttgttttgttttttgttagctTAACATGGTAAAAGATACACTGAAATGAAGATACTTATCTGTAAGAAGAGGTTTTGTAATTATAAAGACAAACTATTCATATATTGTTATGGTGCAGCTTGTTTATTTGCACGCTAGAAAAAGTTTCATATTATCCAGATGAAACAAACAGGCCCTTTTTGTTCAGTGGCCAATTTAATTATTTCTCATTGGATAAATGCAGTTTATATTTTGGTGGATGCTTCTGCACCTTCTTAATTTTGCAGAGAATACTGTTTGAATATTTCTGTACTGTTCTCTCAGTGTGCTTGTGCaagtagttatatttttattaataaaaattgatGTATGCAGTATGTTCTTAAAAACAACTAAgtcttatttaattaatttgtgctGTATTGTTCATTTGAGGACAACACTTAAACAACAAATGGCAAAGAAAGATTTGAATAGAACAGGCTGTATGGAACATTCTTTCATCAATTCCATTACTATATTCTTAGTTAAcattaaaagtgaataaataaaaatcagcattCATTCATTTCCTAAAAGACCACTGAAAGTGAAGTACTGAAAATCAATATCATCATTAGAggtgtgtgtgtaaaacttttaCCCTATTTTCTCAaaggatgatgcacttaaattacaaagtacatttttatacatCATATTAGTATGATGTATACATACTGTAGCCAGTCTTGTTATCTTTAAAATTACACTATTAAGAAAATAATAGCAATTTTCATTGACGTGgctattttatatactttatatgatTTACAATCCATTATGATTTGATGTTTGCAGTGATCATAAGTCATAGTCCATTAAGTGTAAGACAGCCCTGGCAGATATTTGGCCTTGTTAGTAGTAGTTGATAGTAGGCTTTGTTCTTTAGGTGAATTTTTAGGCCATCTCATTATGGTTCATTACATACTGAACATGGTGGcgagatttatttattacaaaaaaataaaaaaaaggatttagTTTTGATGATATAACagcttagattaaaaaaatgcttcCCATAAGAGATCTAAGGAGAGCAAATCTGTGTAT
The sequence above is drawn from the Cyprinus carpio isolate SPL01 chromosome A17, ASM1834038v1, whole genome shotgun sequence genome and encodes:
- the LOC109071866 gene encoding claudin-20-like, whose protein sequence is MASTGTQIFAFVLALLGILGATVATLLPNWKVSADVGSNIITAISQMQGLWMDCTWYSTGMFSCTLKYSVLALPAYLQTARTTMVLSCVLAALGLCLASVGLKCTRWGGGQRAKRHAAMAAGTCFLASGFLCLVPASWYTKEVIVSFLDANVPESNKFEPGGAVYVAFVSSGFLLVGGSIFCLSCSGKRHGHQDLILLPPDKLLLQQQQQLLQQQQQQDQLQHQYCSLSPLDNKTGYSLQDYV